One genomic region from Ovis canadensis isolate MfBH-ARS-UI-01 breed Bighorn chromosome 24, ARS-UI_OviCan_v2, whole genome shotgun sequence encodes:
- the QPRT gene encoding nicotinate-nucleotide pyrophosphorylase [carboxylating] produces MDPEGLACLLPPATLAALADSWLREDCPGLNYVALVSGTAPSQAVLWAKSPGVLAGRPFFDAIFAQVNCQVSWFLPEGSKLVPVAKVAEVRGPAHCLLLGERVALNTLARCSGVASVAAAAVETARGTGWAGHVAGTRKTTPGFRLVEKYGLLVGGAAAHRYDLGGLVMVKDNHVMAAGGVKKAVRAARRGADFALKVEVECSSLQEAVEAAEAGADLVLLDNFRPEELHPTAAALKAQFPSVSVEASGGVMLDNLPQFCGPHIDVISLGMLTQAAPALDFSLKLFAEGATPVPHARRS; encoded by the exons ATGGACCCTGAAG gCCTGGCGTGTCTGCTGCCTCCTGCCACTTTGGCCGCCCTGGCAGACAGCTGGCTCCGAGAGGACTGCCCAGGCCTCAACTACGTGGCCTTGGTCTCGGGGACAGCCCCCTCGCAGGCGGTGCTGTGGGCCAAGTCCCCAGGGGTGCTGGCAGGGAGGCCCTTCTTTGATGCCATCTTTGCCCAAGTCAACTGCCAGGTCTCCTGGTTCCTCCCTGAGGGATCAAAGCTGGTGCCTGTGGCCAAAGTGGCCGAGGTCCGGGGCCCTGCCCACTGCCTGCTGCTGGGGGAGCGGGTGGCCCTTAACACGCTGGCCCGCTGTAGCGGAGTTGCCAGCGTGGCTGCTGCTGCGGTAGAGACTGCCAGGGGGACCGGCTGGGCCGGGCATGTGGCAGGCACGAGGAAGACTACCCCAGGCTTCCGGCTGGTGGAGAAATACGGGCTCCTAGTGGGCGGGGCTGCCGCCCACCGCTACGACCTTGGAGGgctggtgatggtgaaggacaaccATGTCATGGCAGCCGGTGGTGTGAAAAAG GCGGTGCGGGCGGCGCGGCGGGGGGCCGACTTCGCCCTGAAGGTGGAGGTGGAGTGCAGCAGCCTGCAGGAGGCTGTGGAGGCGGCCGAGGCAGGAGCGGACCTCGTCTTGCTGGACAACTTCAGGCCTGAG GAGCTGCACCCCACGGCCGCCGCGCTGAAGGCCCAGTTCCCCAGTGTGAGTGTGGAGGCCAGCGGGGGCGTCATGCTGGACAACCTCCCGCAGTTCTGTGGGCCCCACATCGATGTCATCTCTTTGGGGATGCTGACTCAGGCGGCCCCAGCCCTCGATTTCTCCCTCAAGCTGTTTGCTGAAGGGGCCACTCCAGTGCCCCACGCCCGCCGCTCCTAA
- the SPN gene encoding leukosialin encodes MPFALEMILLLVLFGSMRAENLTEVSPSSSPLWISKPTTDFLSSSVSGKPTVNSVTTSLTTNKVSKMSDNLEHQTFPPSYIPNVVSSLETSPAASRDSPVSESTISQEDSTEKSTMPMKISDTPSIPGVSVMKPIGLPTMTGETMATSPLDTSNGTSGTPVTMATSPLETSSETSKVLLTMATSSLEISGGTSRPPVTMATSSLETSSGTREPLVTTATSSLKTISMTSGSPVIMKTGPPKTSKGTSGLLVTMPATSLKTPMGTSGPTSRGVTTSSPNTSTNISRRDKLIPAQGTNGTLLVVVLVALLVVVVLVASALLWFRRQKRKTGVLTLSRSGKRNGVVDAWAGVARVSDEEAMTATEGVSGGNNDSDGPHREGSGQRPTLTTFFGRRKSRQGSMALEELKAGAASSLKGEEEPLVCKEDEGAEAPTSNGPEVREVKTP; translated from the coding sequence ATGccttttgctttggaaatgatcCTGCTTCTCGTCCTCTTCGGGAGCATGAGGGCGGAAAACCTGACTGAAGTGTCTCCAAGCAGCTCTCCTTTGTGGATATCTAAACCCACAAcagactttctttcttcttcGGTCTCTGGGAAGCCAACAGTCAACTCAGTGACTACCAGTCTTACAACAAACAAGGTCTCTAAGATGAGTGATAACCTTGAGCACCAGACCTTCCCGCCTTCCTATATACCCAATGTGGTGTCCTCTCTTGAAACTTCCCCTGCTGCCAGCAGGGACAGTCCTGTATCTGAGTCAACAATATCCCAGGAAGATTCAACCGAGAAGTCAACAATGCCCATGAAAATCTCTGATACCCCCAGCATACCTGGTGTCTCAGTAATGAAACCTATAGGACTCCCTACTATGACTGGTGAAACCATGGCAACTAGCCCTCTGGATACCTCCAATGGGACCAGTGGAACCCCTGTCACCATGGCAACTAGCCCTCTGGAGACCTCCAGTGAGACCAGCAAAGTCCTATTAACTATGGCAACTAGCTCTCTGGAGATCTCTGGTGGGACCAGCAGACCTCCTGTCACCATGGCAACAAGCTCTCTGGAAACCTCCAGTGGGACCAGGGAACCCCTTGTCACCACGGCAACTAGCTCTCTGAAGACCATCAGTATGACCAGTGGATCCCCTGTCATCATGAAAACTGGCCCTCCTAAGACCTCCAAGGGGACCAGTGGACTCCTGGTCACCATGCCAGCTACCTCTCTCAAGACTCCCATGGGGACCAGTGGCCCCACTAGCCGTGGCGTAACAACATCCAGCCCAAATACCTCCACAAACATAAGCAGGAGGGACAAACTAATTCCAGCTCAGGGGACAAACGGCACCCTGCTGGTGGTTGTGCTCGTGGCCCTGCTGGTGGTCGTTGTCCTCGTGGCATCAGCCCTGTTGTGGTTCCGGCGGCAGAAGCGGAAGACGGGAGTCCTGACACTGAGCAGAAGTGGAAAACGCAACGGGGTGGTAGATGCCTGGGCTGGGGTCGCCCGGGTGTCTGATGAGGAGGCCATGACAGCGACAGAGGGAGTGTCTGGGGGGAACAATGACTCTGATGGCCCCCACAGGGAGGGCTCTGGCCAGCGACCCACACTTACCACTTTCTTTGGTAGACGGAAGTCTCGCCAGGGCTCCATGGCGCTGGAGGAGCTAAAGGCCGGGGCAGCCTCCAGCTTAAAGGGGGAAGAGGAGCCGCTGGTGTGCAAAGAGGATGAGGGTGCAGAGGCCCCTACTTCTAATGGGCCAGAAGTGAGAGAGGTGAAGACCCCTTAA